In Pseudomonas oryzihabitans, the DNA window AACTGGTCGACACCCTGGCGCTGAAGGCCGAAGACCTGTCCCTGCACAGCTTGGTGCAGCAGATCATCGAGCAGACCGGCCTGGTCACCTTCCACAAGGAAGAGAAGGGCGAAAAGGGCCAGGCGCGGGTGGAAAACCTGGAGGAACTGGTCAGCGCCGCGCGCTCCTTCGATTTCAGCGGCGACGAGGAGATGACGCCCCTGGCGGCCTTCCTCGACCATGCCGCCCTGGAATCCGGCGATACCCAGGCCGACAGCCACGAAGACAGCGTCCAGCTCATGACCCTGCACAGCGCCAAGGGCCTGGAATTCCCCCTGGTGTTCCTGGCCGGCATGGAAGAAGGCCTGTTCCCGCACAAGATGAGCCTGGAAGAGCCCGGCCGTCTGGAAGAGGAACGCCGCCTGGCCTATGTCGGCATCACCCGCGCCATGCGCCGACTGGTGATGAGCTATGCGGAGACCCGCCGCCTCTATGGCAGCGAGACCTACAACAAGGTCTCGCGCTTCGTCCGCGAGGTGCCGGATGGTCTGATCCAGGAGGTGCGGTTGTCCAACGCGGTCAAGCAGCCCTTCGCTGGCAGTCGGGCCAGTCCCTTCGCCCAGGCACCGGTACCGGAAACCACCTTCAGCCTCGGTCAGCCGGTGCGCCATGCCCTGTTCGGCGAAGGCGTCATCCTCAACTACGAGGGCTCCGGCGCCCATGCGCGGGTGCAGGTGAACTTCAAGTCCGAAGGCAGCAAGTGGCTGATGGTGAGCTACGCCAAGCTCGAACCGCTCTAGGCATGACGGCGTCCTGGCTGTTCTGGGCGCTGCTGGCAGCGGCCTTCGCCGCCCTCACCGCTATCTTCGGCAAGCTGGGCGTGGAACAGGTCAACGCAGACTTCGCCACCCTGTTGCGGACTCTGGTGGTGGTCGTGGTGCTGGCTGCCATCGTCACGGCTACCGGCCAGGCACAATCGCTGGCCAGCATCAGCGGCCGTAGCTATCTGTTTCTGCTGTTGTCGGGGGTGGCCACTGGCCTGTCCTGGCTGTGCTACTACCGGGCGCTCAAGCTGGGACCGGCTTCGCTGGTGGCGCCGGTGGACAAGTTGAGCGTGGTGTTGGTGGCAATCTTCGGCGTGGCGCTGCTCGGCGAACGCCTGGACCTGCGCCAGTGGTGCGGTATCGCGGCCATTGGCGGTGGCGTGCTGCTGCTCGCCTGGAGGCCCTGAAAGGGCGCAGGAAACGGGCCTGACCGCCAGTGGGAGATTGCCGGACGGCAGAAAGCGGCCAAGCCCATTTCCTGCATTGTGCATTCCCTTGCCATCGACCCGCTTATGCAAACGGGCGACTTAGAGCGATTCTGCCGCGTCGATCCCCAGCCGGCAATGGCTGGATTGCGCAAAAGCGGCCTAATGCTGTCCGCCCTTGTCCCGCTCCAGAGTCTCGATGAAGGCGATCTGCAGCCGCGAATGCACGCGGATGAACCAGCGCCACAGCACCGCGATCACCACCACCGCGACCAGGCCGATCAGCAGCAACAGCTCACCACGGGGCAGGATGCTACTGCTCAAGGCGGCTAGCAGCACCAGGATGCCGGCCAGCGACAACAGCGGGATCAGCTCACTGACCAGACGCCGCACCGGCTGGGTATAGCGCCCGGCCTGGTTCTGCCGCACGCTGAGTTCGGCCATCAGCATGGCCAGGGCCTTGAGCTTGCGATAGGCGGCGATCAGGCAGGGCAGCGACAAGAGCAGCGCCCCACCCCAGATGCAGGCCTTCTGCAAGTCGGGATCGGCAATCCAGGTGCCAAGCCAACCCGCCAGGCCGTTGGCGAAATAGGCGCCGCCCAGGAAGATGGCGATCACCAGCGA includes these proteins:
- a CDS encoding EamA family transporter; the protein is MTASWLFWALLAAAFAALTAIFGKLGVEQVNADFATLLRTLVVVVVLAAIVTATGQAQSLASISGRSYLFLLLSGVATGLSWLCYYRALKLGPASLVAPVDKLSVVLVAIFGVALLGERLDLRQWCGIAAIGGGVLLLAWRP